Below is a window of bacterium DNA.
CCTGGGCGTGGCAGGCCATCCTCTCCAAGACCTCGTGGATCTTCTCCTCCAAGGGCGTGAGCTTGCCCACTGACTCCAGGCTCTCGATCAGCTCCTCGATCAAGGAGACGACGTCGGAGCCTTCCAAGAGCGTCGGAATCGTCCTCAAGATGAACGTATTGCCGCCGAAGAACTCAATCTCCAGACCCACGTTCGCCAGGTCGTCCAAGTATTTTTTCAGGATCTCCCCTTGGGACGGCCTGAGATCGAAGTTTTGGGGGATCAGGAGGTGCTGTTTTTCGATTCCGCCGTTTTCGTACTGGGCATGGAGCTTCTCGAAGCCGATGCGCTCGTGGGCGGCGTGTTGGTCGATCAGGATGAGTTTATCCTCAGTTTCGCACAACAAATAGGTTCCACCCACTTGACCAACGACCCGGAAGTCACGGGTTAGAAGGGTTTGGATGGGTTGATCGCGGACCAAAGCTTCGGGTTTGAGGTCCCAGTTTTCAGATTGAGGAGCGCTGGGAGCAAGCTCAGTCCGACTTGAAACTTGAAACGTCGAACTTGAAACCTCCTCTCGCTGCTCAACCTTCAAAGCCCCCCGAACCGTCTCCCTCACCAGCTCATGCACAAGGCTCCCATTCGCAAACCGTACCTCGCTCTTGGTCGGGTGCACGTTCACGTCCACAAACTCCGGAGGGACATGGAGATATAGCACCGCCCACGGGTACCGGTGTTTCATTATCAGGTTCTCGTAGGCGGCGAGGACCGCGTGCTGGAGGGTTCGGTCGCGAACGATGCGTCCATTGACGAAGAGGAAGAGCGACTTGGCCGAAGTGCCCGATGCCCGGTGGTCGGCGACGAAACCCGAGAGCTTGAGTTGCCCTCGATGCCCCGCGACGGGATGGAGGAACTCCGCGATTTCGACGCCCAAGATCTCCCGGATGCGCTCGCGAACCTCCGCCTGGGGGCGCGCCAGGAGCTCGGTCTTGCCGTTGTGCCGGAGGACGAAGCCGATGTCGGGCCTTGAGAGGGCGATCGACTCGATCCAAGACGCGATGTGGGAGAACTCCGTCTCTTTCGACTTGAGGAATTTGAGCCGCGCCGGGGTGTTGAAAAAGAGGTTCTGGATCGAGAGGCGGGTCCCGCGGGAGAGAGAGGAGGCGATCTTCTTGACGACCTTCCCGCCCTCGACCTCGATCCGGGTTCCCTCGGTGGCCTCCGGCGGGCGCGTTTCCAACGTCAGGAACGAGACCGCCGCGATCGACGGCACCGCCTCGCCCCTGAACCCCAAGGTCCGGATGCTGAAGAGGGCCTCGTCGCTGGGGAGCTTGCTCGTGGCGTGACGCTCGAGGGCCAAAAACGCCTCCTCCTCCGTCATCCCGCAGCCGTCATCCAGGATCGTGATCCGCTTCCGGCCGCCCTCCTCCACGTCGACCTCGATCCGGGCCGCGCCGGCGTCAATCGAGTTCTCGACCAGCTCCTTGACGACGGAGAACGGCCGCTCGATGACCTCGCCGGCGGCGATCTTGGAGATGAGTTCCTCAGGGAGTCGGCGGATGCGGGGCATGACCGTGCCGTAGCAGAGCCCTCCTTGCAACTCAACGAAGTTCCGGCTAGGTTAATCTGATGCCCCAAAAGTTGGATTATCCGGCGATCGAACAGAAAGTCCTCGATTTTTTCCAGCGCAGTTTCGCGTCGTTCCGCGCCCTGCTCAAGGGCTTCATCTCGGCCCTGAAGAACTACATCCGCCGAAAGTCCCGCTTTGTGCCCTCCGTCCTCCCCAAAGGCCGGCGCGAGATGATCGCCCGCATCCTGGAACATCCCCATCATCAGGACTTTCTGCAGGATTTCGCCCGCGAGTGCGGGATGCCGATCGATCACGTCGAGCAAACGTTCCGGGAATCCCTGAGGGAAATCGCTTCCGACTTGAACTACATCTTCATCGCCTTTTGGGACTTCCTGCTGACGTGGGTGTTCGAGACGATCTACGAGGGATTGGACATCGACCACGCCGCCCTCGAGACGATCCGCCCCCTCGTGGGCCAGCGCCCGGTGGTCTTCGTTCCGAACCACCGGAGCCACATGGACTACCTCATCCTCTCCTACGTCCTACACGACCGCCAAATCCCCGTCCCCTACATCTGCGCTGGTTCGAACCTTTCCTTCTGGCCCTTGGGCTCGCTCTTCCGGAAATCCGGCGCCTTCTTCATCCGCCGCTCTTACGAGGGCAACAAACTTTACGCCGCGGCCGTTCAGGCTTACATTGAGGAGCTCATCCGAGAAAAGTCGTGCCTGGAGTTCTTCATCGAAGGCACGCGGAGCCGGACCGGCAAGTTGATCCCGCCGCGCATGGGGATTCTCTCGAGCGTCGTTCATGCCTTTGAACG
It encodes the following:
- the mutL gene encoding DNA mismatch repair endonuclease MutL, coding for MPRIRRLPEELISKIAAGEVIERPFSVVKELVENSIDAGAARIEVDVEEGGRKRITILDDGCGMTEEEAFLALERHATSKLPSDEALFSIRTLGFRGEAVPSIAAVSFLTLETRPPEATEGTRIEVEGGKVVKKIASSLSRGTRLSIQNLFFNTPARLKFLKSKETEFSHIASWIESIALSRPDIGFVLRHNGKTELLARPQAEVRERIREILGVEIAEFLHPVAGHRGQLKLSGFVADHRASGTSAKSLFLFVNGRIVRDRTLQHAVLAAYENLIMKHRYPWAVLYLHVPPEFVDVNVHPTKSEVRFANGSLVHELVRETVRGALKVEQREEVSSSTFQVSSRTELAPSAPQSENWDLKPEALVRDQPIQTLLTRDFRVVGQVGGTYLLCETEDKLILIDQHAAHERIGFEKLHAQYENGGIEKQHLLIPQNFDLRPSQGEILKKYLDDLANVGLEIEFFGGNTFILRTIPTLLEGSDVVSLIEELIESLESVGKLTPLEEKIHEVLERMACHAQVRAGQRLTNEEIEALIGEMGKTRFAGQCPHGRPSVLEVPFNEIEKWFKRRI